A genome region from Danio aesculapii chromosome 2, fDanAes4.1, whole genome shotgun sequence includes the following:
- the LOC130239164 gene encoding gastrula zinc finger protein XlCGF8.2DB, protein MMSSTHTAVKTEFIKEESEEVRIPEPCGDEEEEALTLKKEDPEQHTDQLEVKEEAQMEESEELNDDEDLGDYEPPQFLSCSKIVSRFSQLRVQKGKGFFFSCLECKMSFETKEHLMEHFRIHTGESSAQTHTNTSQKQPMFCHQCFRKFSCRKHLLEHYRIHKVEKPFSCEQCGKSFAYKQSLNNHTKQHRDCRRHVCQDCGAGFSSKDSLTDHMRIHEIEKPFRCDECGKCYTYKYSLRYHQKVHRPPKSFVCQQCGRSYSDNDSLTGHMWSHTGVKAFRCQRCGKSFTIKSSLDQHMKIHSDLKPISWFSSD, encoded by the exons ATGATGTCTTCAACACACACTGCTGTCAAGACTGAGTTTAtaaaagaggagagtgaagaagtGCGGATTCCTGAGCCGTGTggagatgaagaagaagaagcctTAACCCTGAAGAAGGAAGACCCGGAGCAACACACAG ATCAGCTCGAGGTGAAGGAGGAAGCTCAGATGGAGGAAAGTGAAGAGCTGAACGATGACGAGGATCTCGGGGATTATGAGCCGCCTCAGTTCTTAAGCTGCTCAAAGATTGTGAGCAGGTTTTCACAACTACGAGTTCAGAAAGGAAAAGGCTTCTTCTTCTCCTGCCTGGAGTGCAAGATGAGCTTCGAGACTAAGGAGCATCTGATGGAGCACTtcaggatccacactggagaaagctctgcacaaacacacaccaacacatcaCAGAAACAGCCGATGTTCTGCCATCAGTGTTTCAGGAAGTTCTCCTGTAGGAAACATCTGCTGGAgcactacagaatacacaaggtGGAGAAACCCTTCTCCTGTGAGCAATGCGGGAAGAGTTTCGCTTATAAACAAAGCCTGAACAATCACACTAAGCAGCACAGGGACTGCAGGCGACACGTGTGCCAGGACTGCGGAGCGGGTTTCTCTAGTAAAGACAGTCTTACtgatcacatgaggatccacgAGATCGAAAAGCCGTTCCGCTGTGATGAGTGCGGGAAGTGTTACACCTATAAATACAGCCTGAGGTACCATCAGAAGGTCCACCGCCCCCCCAAGTCGTTTGTGTGTCAGCAGTGCGGACGCAGTTATTCGGATAACGACAGTCTGACAGGGCACATGTGGAGCCACACCGGAGTCAAAGCGTTCCGCTGTCAGAGATGCGGGAAAAGCTTCACCATAAAATCCAGTCTTGATCAGCACATGAAGATCCACAGCGACCTCAAGCCCATCTCCTGGTTCTCCTCAGATTAA